The proteins below come from a single bacterium genomic window:
- the atpG gene encoding ATP synthase F1 subunit gamma has translation MRSIKQVRQRIKAAKNIQQITRAMKLVAGARFKRSQDKVLQARPYAGKMRELMSNLAMASELPPHPLLERRNPIRRIAAIVITSDRGLCGSYNTNVLRKAVETLSEYPKDAVDIIAVGKKADQFLRRRDFNVLHSVSLPNTGPTIAEATTITRLSCEMFESGQVDSVLIIYARFQSALIQFPSSAQLLPIVPPEAETVTHREYLFEPEPQKLLGSLLPRYVFNQVYQTLLEANASEHGARMTAMTSATDNAGKIIQELTLTANRARQAAITKEILEVVSGAEALRG, from the coding sequence ATGCGAAGTATAAAGCAAGTACGACAGAGAATAAAAGCGGCGAAGAATATCCAGCAGATCACTCGTGCGATGAAGCTGGTAGCAGGTGCGCGTTTTAAGCGATCGCAGGATAAAGTCTTGCAGGCGCGACCTTATGCCGGCAAAATGCGCGAGTTGATGAGCAATCTAGCGATGGCTAGTGAACTGCCGCCTCATCCATTATTGGAACGCCGCAATCCAATCCGTCGTATTGCTGCGATTGTGATTACTTCTGATAGAGGGCTTTGCGGAAGCTATAACACGAACGTTTTGCGAAAAGCTGTTGAAACGCTTTCTGAATATCCCAAGGATGCGGTGGATATCATCGCAGTTGGTAAGAAAGCAGATCAATTCCTTCGACGTCGTGATTTTAATGTGCTTCACAGTGTTTCCTTACCTAATACAGGGCCTACTATTGCAGAGGCGACCACTATAACTCGATTAAGCTGTGAGATGTTTGAAAGCGGTCAAGTGGATTCGGTTTTGATTATTTATGCTCGTTTCCAGAGTGCACTTATTCAATTTCCTTCATCAGCTCAGTTATTGCCTATAGTTCCTCCGGAAGCTGAAACGGTAACTCATCGTGAATACCTTTTCGAGCCGGAACCACAGAAGCTATTAGGCAGCCTGTTGCCGCGATATGTTTTCAACCAAGTCTATCAGACGCTATTGGAAGCCAATGCCAGTGAGCACGGCGCCCGAATGACCGCTATGACGAGCGCAACCGATAACGCTGGCAAAATTATCCAAGAGCTGACACTAACCGCCAACCGCGCCCGCCAGGCAGCCATTACCAAGGAAATCCTAGAAGTAGTCAGCGGCGCCGAAGCATTAAGAGGCTAA